In the genome of Methanobrevibacter sp., the window ATCGAAGTTATCGAAGTGTTTTAGCAGATATAATATTCTGTTTAGGTCATGCTCTTTTCTTGCATTAAAAAAAGTGGTTGATCCTACACCCACAACCAGATTTGCGCCTGCCTGTTTGTGCTTCCAGGTATCGGTATTCTCCTTGTCCATCTCTATTGAATGGTGTGAATGTTTGATGGAAGCAACATTATAGCCTCTTTTTGTCAGTTCACTGATTACCTTTACGGTCAGTGAAGTTTTTCCCGTATTTTTCTTTCCCACAATAGATGCGATTTTCATTTTATAATCCCCTATTTTAATATTAGTTTTTCAACATTAATAATACTATTTTTTATGTGATGTGTAGTTACTACACATTTTTTTGTCTTGCCTTAAAATTTTGCGATTTTTTTAGTTTTTTATTATTTTCCCCAATGATTTTTATTACATTTTTGCTAAAAATAACCGATATAACTACATTTAACTATCGAATTTTAACGTTTATAATAACTATATCCTCCATAAAATTGCTTTTTGATAATATTGATGAACATAGATCTTTCATTGCTTATTTATACATCTTTCATTATTTTTTCAAAAAAATTTAGTGTAGTTTCTACACAGTAGTATATAAAGCTTGTGTCTTAATTCTATTAGGCAAATATATTTATATAAGTAAACATATGTGTAATCATTACACATGGTGGTTCAAATGCCAAAACATATTGCATCTGGTTTGAAATATTTGGCGGCAGTCAAGTTGAAGGATGCCGGTGAAAGTCACCAAGCGATTGCAAACGAGTTGGGTGTTGACAGGTCTACCATTTCACATTATCTGAATGGCAGCAATTTGTCTTGGAACTCAATTGATGTTGCAAGAACTATAACGGAGCTTTCCCCCAGGGATTTTCTGAAAATGGCTGAAGCTATTTTGGATGAACCAGAACAGAGTCGTAAAATTGTGAATATTTGCCGAGAAAGAGATTTCGAAGTAACTATAAAAGATTCTTGTATTGGTTGCGGATTATGTGTAAATGCATGTTCGATGAAAGCTATTAAATTAGAATCATTAACGGCGCATGCAGACTCCATACACTGTTGCGGTTGTCAGCTTTGTGAAGATGAGTGCCCAACTAATTCTATAAACATTTTGGAGATTTAATATGATTAGAAATTTAAAAGAAGTTAAAGACAACAACTTTGACATTACAAGGTCAGCGGAGGAAGTAAGAAATTTGTCTTTCAATGATCATGTTTGTCTTGGATGTGGGATTTGCGAATCCACTTGTCCTGTTGAAGCAATTACATTAAATGCAATTGCTATTGACTCTCGTGTAGGTTTCGAAACTTACTTCAGTGGACATGACAAGATTGGTCAAAATATCAAAGAAGACCCTGACATCCAAAGGATAAGCATAGATGAAAGCAAATGTGTATTATGTGGTATGTGTAGTGGATTATGCCCTGTAGACGCATTAGTATTAACTATTAATGATGTCCCTATCAAAGAAATTGAAGCATATCCTCATTACAATGCATTCTCAGAAATTGATGACGATGAATGTATCTACTGTAAGAGATGTGAAATTGCATGTCCTCGTGATGCAATCGTCATTGAAAGAATATTGCCAAATCGTGCAGACTTAGTAACTGGTGAAATTGAAGTAAATGAAGACGACTGTATTTACTGTGGCGTATGTCAAGAATTATGTCCTGCAGAAGCTATAGTTGTTGATAGTGAAACTGGAAAAGAATCTATTGTTATTGACAAAGATAAATGTGTATACTGTTTAGTATGTAAAAAATCTTGTCCTACTAATGCTATTAAAGCACTTTGTAGAGCTTGTTCTTACGGAGAATACGATTTAGATCCTGCAAAAGCTGTTGTTACAGGTAACTCTGTAATCGACCCAGATGCATGTGTATACTGCGGATGGTGTGAAGGAGTATGTCCTACCGATGCAGCTAAACACAAAAAACCATTTGAAGGAACTATTGAAGTAGATCAAGACAAATGTCAAGCTTGTGGTGCTTGTGTAGATATTTGTAGTTGTAATGCTTTAGCATTCCCTGTATCAACCGGTCCTGGTTCTAGATTAGATTATATTGTTGCTAATCCGGATTACTGTATTAAATGTAAAGCATGTGCTAACGCATGTCCTAACGATGCTATTACAGTTAAAAGAACTGAAATTGATCACACTCCTATAAACTCAACTACTTGGAAAGAAGCTTTAGATGCTATTAAAGACTAGGTGATTATATGGAACTTAAAGTTAATCAAGATAATTGTTTAGGATGCGGGATTTGTGTAATTGCTTGTCCTGTTAATGCAGCTATCAGTCCTGAAAATGCTGGTGGTGCTGGTGCAAAGACTGAAGAAGTTATTATGATGGTAGAAAACGGATTTATTAAACTTTTCAGTCCTGAAAAATGTGAATTGTGTGGAACATGTCAAATGTTTTGCCCAGTAAATGCTATATGGTTAGAATAGGGGGATTATTATATGCATTATGCTAATACTTATTTAGAAAAACCTGTAGTGCCTGATGTAAAAATTACTGGTGAAGGAACTACCGATGTTTTAAAATGTATGTTAAACACCGGTTCTGACATCTACCAAGGTGCTTGTAAAAAAAGAGGATCCACCTTAAAAGAAGAATACAAAAACGCTTCTGGTACTTGCTACATGGATCCTAGAGACATGGCAAAATTAGGTGTAAACAACTGGGATACTGTACTTGTAAAAACCGATTTCGGTGAAGTAGTAGTAAACTGTGCAGTTTCAAGAGATGCACCTCACGAAGGTACCGTATTCATTTGTAAAGGTCCTTGGGCTAACACTATTGTAAGCCACGACACTTACTGTTGTTCCGACCCTACTTACAAAGGTATTCGTTGTACTGTAGAAAAAACTGATAGAAAAGTATTACTCATGGCAGACTTAATGAGATGGGTATACAAAAAATATGTTGATGAAGAAGATGACGATGTTGTTGAAAACATGGATTCTTTAGGTGAATTGCCTGTTTATCACGGACGTAAATGGGAGGAGTTGATTGACCATGACTTATGAACCACCTGTAACTGATTATGATTACATTGTTGAAAATTGTACCTGTGCATTCTGTGGTTGTAACTGTGATGACTTAGATTACTTGGTAAAAGATAATCATGTTGTTGCTGTAAGACACGCATGCAGGTTAGGGGCAAGTAAAATTATGGAAGATATGGACCAAAGATTACTTGTTCCAATGATTAGGGATGAAAACGGAGAACTTAAGGAAGTAGATTGGGATACTGCTTTAGACAAAGCTGCCGAATACATTGCTAACTCCATCAGACCAGTATTCTACGGATGGTCTGAAACTTCTACTGAATGTATGAAAGAAGGAGTAGCATTAGGTGAATACATCGGTGCTGTATTAGATAACCAAGCTACTATCTGTCACGGTCCTTCCTTGCAAGCTGTACAAAATGCAGGTTACCCTATTCAAACTTTAGGTGAAGTTCAAAACAGAGCAGACGTTATTGCTTACTCTGGAAGTAACGCTATGAACTCTCACCCAAGACACATGGCAAGATATGCTGTATTCTGTCGTGGATACTTCAGACAAAGAGGAAGATTTGACAGAACTGTTATTACCATGGATCCAAAATTCTCAGATACTGCAAAATGTTCTGACAAATGGATTGGATTTGAACAAAACGGAGACTACGGTTTCTACAACGCTATTAGAGCTGTACTCAGAGGAAAAGAATTATATCAAGATGTAATTTCTGGAATTCCTAAAGAAGATATTTACGAATTAGCAGAAGAAATGAAAAACGCTGAATTTGGTGTTCTCTTCTTCGGTTTAGGTTTAACCCACACTTTATCAAAACAAAGAAACATTGATATTGCAATTAAGATGGTACAAGACTTAAACAGATTCTCCAAATGGGGTCTCACTCCAATGAGAGGTCACTTCAACGTAAACGGTTTCAACATTTTCATGGCATTCGAATGTGGATTTGCTTTCGGTGTTGACTACTGTAGAGGTTACCCAAGATATATGATGGGTGAAACCAACACTATCGATTTATTAGTAAGAAAAGAACCAGACTGTTTCATGGTTATTGCAGCTGACCCAGGTGCTCACTTCCCTAATGGAGCAAACCAACATTTAGCTAACATTCCTGTTATTCAAATCGATATTCACTGGGGTCCATCAACCGAATTGGCTGATGTAGTATTGCCTGGTTCATTCATTGCTGTAGAATGTGCCGGTACCAGTTATCGTATGGATGGAGTTCCTATCTACATGAAGAAAGCTATCGACAAACCAGAAACCTGTCGTGACGACGAATGGATTGTCCGTGAATTGAAAGAAAGAGTAATGAAACTCAGAGAAGAGCCAAACGTAGCTCCAAAATATGTGCCAAATCCAAACGCACTCTAAAGGTGATATAATGGAATATATTCTTAAAAATGGTATTGTCTACGACCCTGCTAATGAAGTTAACGGGGAAAAGATGGACGTTATGTTCAAAGATGGTATTATTGTAGATAATGTTTCTGCAGATGCTAAAGTCTTAGACGTTACCGATAAAATAGTCATGCCAGCAGGTATTGACCCTCACGCACACGTTGCAGGTCCTAAATTAGTAGTAGGAAGATTATACAGGCCTGAAGATTCCAGAAGAGGTGTTACTCAAAAAACTAAAGTAATTAGATCAGAATCTGGATTCTCCATTCCAAGTTGTCCTGCAACCGGTTACAGATACTCAAGATTAGGTTACGGTACTGTTGTAGAAGCAGCTATGCCTCCTCTTGAAGCAAAACACACTCACGAAGAAATTGCAACTATTCCAATGATTGATATTCCAGCAATGCCATTATTCGGTAACAACTGGTTTGTAATGGAATATGCAAAAGAGAATAATATTGAAGACATCGCAGCATTCGTAGCTGCATGGTTGAAAATCTCAAAAGGTTACGGAATCAAAATCGTAAACCCATGTGGAAGTGAAGCATGGGGATGGGGTATGAACGTACACGGTGTAAATGATAAAGCACCATACTTTGACGTAACTTCCAAAGAAGTTATCATCGCTTTAGCAAAAGCTAACGAAATGTTAAACTTACCTCACTCTATACACATTCACCCTAACGACTTAGGACACCCTGGTAACTACACCACAACTTTAGAAACCATGGATGCAGTTAAAGACGTTAAAAAAGGTTCCAAAGCAGCTGAAATCAGAGACCAAACTATGCACGTTTGTCACTTGCAATTCCACTCTTACACTGGTAACAGTTGGAAAGATGCTGGATCTGCTGCACCTGAACTTGCTGATTACATTAACAAGAATAAACACATTACTTGTGATGTAGGTCAAGTTACATTAGATGAAACCACTACCATGACTGCAGACGCTCCTATGGAATACGACTTATTCAAATTGTCCGGTCTCAAATGGACCAACAAGGATATTGAATGTGAAACCGCAGCAGGTATCATTCCATGTATCTACTCTGGTAAAAACCCTGTTAACACATTACAATGGGCTATTGGTCTTGAATTGTTCTTAGGAATTGAAAACCCATGGCAAGTATGTTTAACTACTGACCACCCTAATGCAGGACCATACACAAGATATCCTAGAATCATCTCCTGGTTGATGAGTAACCAAAGAAGAATGGAAATGATTGAAAACAGAGAAGTACACAAATGGGCAGAAAAAAGAACTACTCTTGCAACTCTCGACAGAGAATACGATTTCTACGATATTGCAACTATTTCCAGAGCTGCTCCTGCTAGAATCTACGGATTCACAGACAGAGGTGCACTTACTCCTGGATACAGAGCAGACATTGCTGTATATGACATAAATCCTAATGATATTGACCCATCTAGAGAAGCTGCTGCAATTGAAGAAGGTTTCAATGTTGCTGATTACACTATTAAAGATGGTCAAATCTTAGTAAAAGATAAAGAAATTGTTAAAGTTAAAGAAAGTCAAAACATTTGGGTTAACGTAAAAGGATGGGAACAAAACGAACAAAAAGTAATCGACAACATTATGCCATTCTTTACTCAATACTACTCAGTTAAATGGGAAAACTACCCAGTACACGACCACTATGTATCTAACCCAATTAGAGTAGACGTTGATGGTAAATAGGGGTGTTTAGTTTGAAAACAATTACATTTGATCAAATAAAAACTTCTTCAATCGCTTTAGAATTCGATGAATTAATTCCTGATGAAATTTATTCATGGACTGAAGCTGATTTCGCAAAATATCAAGTTCCAATTGGAAACTCCAGATTCCCAATCACTGATTTCTTTGAAATCACTGTAGAAGGAGAAGCTAATGGACCTGATGAAGTTGAAATGATTCTTAACGGTGATTTAAACAGAGTTAAATACATCGGTTGTAAAATGAGTGCTGGAAACATCGTCTGTAACAGTAGTGTAGACTTACACGTAGGTGCAGAAATGTCCGGTGGATCCATCCTAGTCAAAGGTAACGCAGCTGCTCACGCAGGAAGAGAAATGTCTGGAGGATACCTTGAAATTGAAGGAAATACCAAAGAATTCACTGGTGCTTCTTACATTGGTGAATGGAGAGGTATGACCGGTGGAGAAATTGTTGTTGGCGGTAACGCTGGTAAACAATGTGGTGAATGTTTAACTGGTGGAAAGATTCACGTTAAAGGTAACTGTGATATCTTAGCCGGTATTCACATGACCAAAGGTATCATCGAAATCGATGGTGACGTAAACCGTTGGCCTGGTGGTCAAATGAAAAACGGTAACATTATTATTCACGGATTCCTCGGAAGATTACTCGAAGGATTTGTGCTTGATGGTATCGTAGTTGACCCTGAAGTTGATGGAATCACTTTTGAAGGTAAATACATTAAATATACTGGAGATATTGGTCTTAACGGTAAAGGTAATCTTTACTTAGGTGCTGAAACTAACAAAGAAAAATTAGCTAGTTACGGCGAATTAGACGACGAATATACTTCAATCAGAGAATACAGGAATTTATAATTCCTTCTCTTTTTTCTTTTTTTTAAAATGTAGGCGATATTATGGTAGAAGAAATTCAAATGACCTTTGATGAAGCAGTCGAATATGTCAGAAATGAAGTTAAGGTTAGAGATATATTGGAAATATCCTATAATCGTATTTTTGCTCCTGGTGAAGTTTTAGGAATCACTGAAGAAGATGAAGTAACTGGCGAAGGTCTTAGGGTTGCAATGCAATTAACTGGTGAAATATTAAACCAATCCATAGAAATCGATCTTAATGAGATTGAGGATGATTTAATAGAAATGCGCCACATCACTGATGATAAAGAAATCATCATTGAAATTTTATAATCTCTTTTTTTTAATTATCATGTCTGATTCGATTTTCATTGAAAATTATTTTTGTTCGATTATATACAAACAAATTTATATATGATGACTTATAGTATATGGTATAGTGAGGTTGATTGTCATGAAAGAATTAGAATTAACCACAAAAGATGCTATAAACTACCTAAAAGAAAATGTAAAGATACATGATAAGATTGAAATATCTTATAATAGGGTTTTTGCAGAAGGGGAAGTCTTGAATGTTGATTTTTCCGAATATTTCGGTGAACCGGGTTTTAGATTGCTGGTTTCACTTGATGAAAGCGATATAGGCTCTACTGTTGAGATTGACATATATGAATTTGAAGAGGATATAATTGAATTCGTCCATTATCCTAAAGATGGGGAAGAAGTGGATGTTACTGTAATCTAGTTACAATCTGTCCATTTCTTCAAATGGTATTAATTTTTCAATAGCTTTAACTTCAATGTCTATTCCTTTTTCTTTTATTGCACCGATAGCGTTAAGTCCACTTCCTGCAACAACACCGAAATTATAATTATCTGCTTTTGCATTGTAAGTTACTTCTCTAGGCTTTCCTATTTTATAGATTGAAAATCCTGTATTTTTTAATATTTCAAGTAAGTAGACTGCATAATCTCGTGCAATATACGGAACCTCTTTAAAGCTGGCCAATATCTTTTTGGTTCCGATATTTGAAGATATTGAGGTCATGTTCTTTGATAGGAATATTTTGTGAGGATCAATTGTTGTTCCATTGTAGGATATTAGATCAATGAACAATGGAGGTTCGGTTAACTCAAGCAATCCTCCATAAATCGGATTGGACATGATTCCATTGTTTATTAATAGTCCATCAATGCTTAAGCTGCAGATTGTGGCTATTCCTACTTTGCTGTCGTCAGTTGGATGGTCAACAAGCTTATAATAAGGATTAATGTATTTTGGATTTGAATTGTATGTCTCTTCCATTATGGCTATTGCGTTGTCCAGCTCGTCCTTTTTAATGTATGATACATTTGCTATGATGTCCCCTTTTCTTTTTTCGACATTAAAGTTGACTTGTTGGATTAAATTCCATGATTTTGAAAGTAAAAATGGGATGTGCGGGTGAATTTTTTGATTTACAGGTTTTAATGTTGGTTTGTTCACGTTTGTAATTGGAGACAATGTTTTAAAATCGGTTATTTCTTCAGCTATCTTAATGTCTATTTCCTCTCCAAGCTCTTTGATTGCGCAGAATGGTGTTATCCCTCCAACAATGGATATTCCAACCATTCCTTCAGGCACTGGTATTCCTAATGTGTTTTCGCCCTCATTTGAGATGTTAATGATGCCGCCTATTCCAATCTTGTTTAATTGGTTGATTATGTCGACGGCTTTTTGCCTGCCTATTGCAGGTATTAATCTGAAGTTTGCAGGTATGATTCCGCTTCCTTTGGTAATCACGTCCAAAACAGATGTTTGATTGGTGTTTGAAAAGGCATCCAAGGGAGTCACGGATGTCTTTTTGTAGGATATTAATTCTGTAAATTTGGTTGGGTGGTTGTCTTCAATTTTTAAGAGCCCGCCGTATTTGAGTTGTGTAGGTATTCCTTCGTTTAGAAGTATCCCGTCGATTGTTGTTCCACACAATGTTGTTACTTCAATTTCACCTTTGCTTCCAACTTTATTTAAATTGACATAAGGACTAACAGAAAGACCGGTTTCAATAATTTCTTTCATTATATTGATTGATTCTTCATTATAAATGATTGACCTATTGACAACAACATTTCCGCTTTGTGCCATATAGTCGAAGTCTGCCAAATAAATCATTTCTTCAAATTTTGAATGGATAAAATCAACCTGATCGTAAATCAATCCTTTCTCTAATTTTTCACGACCCAAATCCGTAATTTGCCTTCCGGAGTATCCCATTCTCTCGGTATATCCCTTTTCATCCAATATCTGCATATGATATCTTACTGCACGCTCTCCTAAATTAAATCCTTTGTTTTTTAGTTCATCAGCTATTAATTTAGAACCGGTTGGTTTATCCTGTGCACTTAATATCCTTAAAATCTCTATCATTCGGTGTTCTGATTCTGACATAAAAATAGCTCCCTATTTTAAATTTAATCATAAATGGTTATCATTAAATTCAAAATAAAAAAAATAATATTTAGATTTAGATATCTAAATATTTTCTTTGTTCGTATCCAAATACTTGGACACGGTATTCGTCCCATTCTTGGTATTTGAGCTCTAGGAATTTTTCACTGATGTGAGGGCCTAAAGCGCCAAGGATTAATGGATCCTCTTCAAGAGCATGGTAAGCTTCCCATAAACTTGATGGTAAGACTTTAATGCCCATTTCTTCCCTTTCTTGTTCGGTTAACTGGTAAATGTTGATTTCGGTAGGTTCACCTGGGTCAATCTTGTTCTGAATACCGTCGATACCTGCCTCTAACATTACAGCAAATGCAAGGTATGGGTTACATGCAGGGTCAGGTGCCCTATATTCGATACGGGTTGCTTTTCCACGAGCTGCTGGAACTCTGATTAAAGCGGATCTGTTTTTAAGACCGTATGCTCTGTATACTGGAGCTTCATAACCTGGCACTAAACGTTTGTATGAGTTTACAATAGGGTTAGTGATTGCGGTTAATGCAGGTGCGTGTTTAAGTAATCCTCCCATGAAGTGGAGAGCATCTTTTGACAGACCGGTTTCTGAATCAGGGTCGGAGAATAAGTTTTTGTCTCCTTTGAATACGGATTGGTGACAGTGCATTCCACTACCGTTTACACCGAAGAACGGTTTTGGCATGAATGTTACCCTGTAATCCAATTGATCAAATGTAGCCATGTTGTCTACAATAGCTTTGATAGCTTGTTTGAATGTAATTACTGCATCTGCAGTTTTAAGAGCATCTCTAAATCTGAATGCAATTTCGTTTTGACCCGGAGCCACTTCGTGGTGAGAAGCTTCAACTTCAAAGTCCAATTCCTCTAAGTTTAAAGTTAGCTCTCTTCTGAAGTCAGGTCCTTTGTCTAAAGGTTCCACATCAAAGTAACCTGCTTCATCGTATGGCATCGGATATCCGTTTTCGTCAATGTCAACAATAAAGAATTCAGGTTCAGGACCGATGTTATATTTCAATCCCATTTTTCCGATTTTTGCTAAGGATTTTTTAAGAACGCTTCTTGGGTCTCCAATGAATGGTTCGTGTTCTGGGGTCCATACATCACAGATGAATCTACATACAGCAGATTCTTCAGGTCTCCAGGATAATCTGGAGTAAGTGTTGATGTCCGGTTTTAAAACGAGGTCACTTTCATTGATTCCGACGAATCCTGCAATTGAAGATCCGTCAAATAACATTCCTTCAACGATTAGGTCTTCCATATCTTCTTCATTGAATGGAATGACAATATTTTTTACTGTACCATTTATATCGACAAATTGTAAACGGATAAATTTAATGTTGTCCTCTTTCATTTGTTCGATAACGCTTTGCATTTTTTCTTCATCAATTTCGCTCATAAGATCATGCTCCAATATTTCTAAATAATATTGAGTAAATTAAAGTAGTCGGAAAGTATCTTCCTACCTTGGAAATATATTTCCATCTTATTGTATATAAATGTTTTGAAAATTAGTAATTAATGTTTATTATGTGCGTTTTCATATATTAATGTATAATATTTATTTTTTTTAATGGAAATTTCAGTATTGATTTTAAAATTTCATAGTATTTTGTTTAAATTTGAATAAAAAATGAGTAAAATGTTGGGTCATTGTTTAAATTCCAACACTAAAATTTAACTTTTACAAGTTCAGAAATGGTCAAATTCACTTCCAAAGTATTCATGCACCTTTTCAAGTTCTTCGGGAATATTTAGCATTTGAGTGCAGAACGGCAAACATTCCATGCATTGCACGCAGCTGTCCGCCCTTGAATCATCATCCATTAATGTGAAATATTGCATTGCACTGGCTTTAGGGTCATTCAACATATGTGCAATATTGTATTCGGTTAAGCAATTGATGATGTCAACGCCATGCGGACATGGCATGCAGTAACCGCATCTAGTGCATTTGTTTCCAACTGTCTGTCTGTATTCCCTTGCAACTTCCCTTATGATTTCATGATCATAATCGCTGATTTCGTCCATTTTTGAGGCAGTTTCGATATTCTGCTTGACTTGTTGCAGTGAGGTCATGCCGCTTAAGACACAGTCAACATCATCCCTGTTCCATAAATACTGCAGCGCCCATTCGACAGGAGTCCTTTTAACCTCTGCCACGTTCCATAAATCCTGAACTGCTTGAGGTATATTTTGAACCAAGCTGCCTCCGCGAAGAGGTTCCATAACCATGCTGCCAACATCCACCTCTTTTAGATAGTTCAATCCCATCACTCCAGATTGGTAATACTCGTCAAAGTAGTTCATTTGGGTCATTACAACCTCCCATTTGGGGTATTCGTCAAGCACTTCGATTACATAATCGACTTCCATGTGTGAAGAGAAGCCGACATGCTTCACTTTGCCGCTTGATAGGCAATCGTCAAGAAAATCAAAGACCTCCAAATCCTTGACCTTATACCAGTCAGGCTCTGTAAGTGAATGAAGCAAGTAGATGTCTATATAATCGGTCTGGAGTTTTTTGAGTTGTTCATCAAGATAGTAGTCGAATTCTTCTTTTTTATCGATGGCCCATATCGGTGATTTTGTTGATAAGATGATGTCGTCTCTGTAGCTATTTTCATTTAAAAAATTTCCTAGGAATATTTCACTGTTCCCTCTTCCTTCTAATGTGGCGCTATGATATGGATAAGCGGTATCGATAAGGTTTATTCCATTTTCAATTCCATAAGTCAGCATCTTTGATGATTCTTCCTCATCAATTTCATCATTGGAGCCCTTTGTTGGAAGTCTCATGGTTCCAAAACCAAGTCTTGAAACCTCTAGGTTGGTTTTTCCAAGTCTATTGTATAACATTTCAAATCCTCAATAACTTAACAATAAGATTATCTTTCATTAATGAAATATAAAATTGTTATGATTTGAAAAACAAAGTTTTAAAAAAAGTAGTTTAGATGGAATTCCTGGGATATTGGATGCCGGGGGCGGGATTCGAACCCGCGATCTCACGGTATCCCAGGAATAAGCTAGAGCACTGCTTTATTACCCTATGAGCCGTGCGCTCTAACCAGCTGAGCCACCCCGGCATCTAACAAATATATTTATTCTAATCATTACATTTAAAGTTTTTGTTTTTTTAATTATTTTAGCTATTTTTTAAAATTTTGGGAAATATTTAATAACTTTTGATGATATAATTATAATTATTATTTATATCATGGTGATTTTATGAGCAAAGTTAAAGACATGTCATTAGCACCTGAAGGTGTTAGAAAAATCGAATGGGTTCAAAAACACATGCCTGTTTTGGAACACATCAAAGCTGAATACGAAGAAACCCAACCTTTCAAAGGAATTACAATAGGGTCATGCCTGCACTTGGAACCTAAAACCATCAATTTAGGTTTGACATTAATGGCCGGTGGAGCAGAAGTTGCAATGACTGGATGCAACCCGCTTTCCACTCATGACGATGCCGTAGCTGGAGCAGCCGATTTGGGATTGAATGTTTATGGTTGGAGGGAACAAGACGACGAAGAATACTATCAAACCATTAACATGGTGCTTGACCATAAACCGGACATAATCATCGATGACGGAGCAGACATGATTATGGTGCTCCACAACGAAAGAACAGAACTCCTGTCCCATATCAAGGGGGCCTGTGAAGAGACCACAACCGGTGTTCACAGACTACAAGCAATGCATGCTGACGGGGCACTAAAATTCCCTGTAATCGCTGTTAATGATGCTTACACCAAATACCTATTCGACAACAGATACGGTACAGGCCAATCCAGTTTCGATGCAATCATGGGAACAACCAATATGGTGATTGCAGGTAAAACTGTAGTTGTCTGCGGATACGGCTGGTGTGGCCGTGGACTGGCACTCAGGGCAGCTGGTTTAGGTGCAGATGTAATCGTAACAGAAGTAGATCCAATCCGTGCTTTAGAAGCAAGAATGGACGGATACAGAGTAATGACCATCAGAGAAGCAGTAAAACAAGCGGACTTAATCATTACCGTAACAGGCAATGCAGACATCATATGTGGCGATGACTTCAAGTACATGAAAGACGGATGCATGCTTGCAA includes:
- a CDS encoding 4Fe-4S binding protein, whose amino-acid sequence is MVVQMPKHIASGLKYLAAVKLKDAGESHQAIANELGVDRSTISHYLNGSNLSWNSIDVARTITELSPRDFLKMAEAILDEPEQSRKIVNICRERDFEVTIKDSCIGCGLCVNACSMKAIKLESLTAHADSIHCCGCQLCEDECPTNSINILEI
- the fwdF gene encoding tungsten-dependent formylmethanofuran dehydrogenase subunit FwdF, which produces MIRNLKEVKDNNFDITRSAEEVRNLSFNDHVCLGCGICESTCPVEAITLNAIAIDSRVGFETYFSGHDKIGQNIKEDPDIQRISIDESKCVLCGMCSGLCPVDALVLTINDVPIKEIEAYPHYNAFSEIDDDECIYCKRCEIACPRDAIVIERILPNRADLVTGEIEVNEDDCIYCGVCQELCPAEAIVVDSETGKESIVIDKDKCVYCLVCKKSCPTNAIKALCRACSYGEYDLDPAKAVVTGNSVIDPDACVYCGWCEGVCPTDAAKHKKPFEGTIEVDQDKCQACGACVDICSCNALAFPVSTGPGSRLDYIVANPDYCIKCKACANACPNDAITVKRTEIDHTPINSTTWKEALDAIKD
- a CDS encoding ferredoxin family protein, which produces MELKVNQDNCLGCGICVIACPVNAAISPENAGGAGAKTEEVIMMVENGFIKLFSPEKCELCGTCQMFCPVNAIWLE
- a CDS encoding molybdopterin dinucleotide binding domain-containing protein — its product is MHYANTYLEKPVVPDVKITGEGTTDVLKCMLNTGSDIYQGACKKRGSTLKEEYKNASGTCYMDPRDMAKLGVNNWDTVLVKTDFGEVVVNCAVSRDAPHEGTVFICKGPWANTIVSHDTYCCSDPTYKGIRCTVEKTDRKVLLMADLMRWVYKKYVDEEDDDVVENMDSLGELPVYHGRKWEELIDHDL
- a CDS encoding formylmethanofuran dehydrogenase subunit B gives rise to the protein MTYEPPVTDYDYIVENCTCAFCGCNCDDLDYLVKDNHVVAVRHACRLGASKIMEDMDQRLLVPMIRDENGELKEVDWDTALDKAAEYIANSIRPVFYGWSETSTECMKEGVALGEYIGAVLDNQATICHGPSLQAVQNAGYPIQTLGEVQNRADVIAYSGSNAMNSHPRHMARYAVFCRGYFRQRGRFDRTVITMDPKFSDTAKCSDKWIGFEQNGDYGFYNAIRAVLRGKELYQDVISGIPKEDIYELAEEMKNAEFGVLFFGLGLTHTLSKQRNIDIAIKMVQDLNRFSKWGLTPMRGHFNVNGFNIFMAFECGFAFGVDYCRGYPRYMMGETNTIDLLVRKEPDCFMVIAADPGAHFPNGANQHLANIPVIQIDIHWGPSTELADVVLPGSFIAVECAGTSYRMDGVPIYMKKAIDKPETCRDDEWIVRELKERVMKLREEPNVAPKYVPNPNAL
- a CDS encoding formylmethanofuran dehydrogenase subunit A; amino-acid sequence: MMEYILKNGIVYDPANEVNGEKMDVMFKDGIIVDNVSADAKVLDVTDKIVMPAGIDPHAHVAGPKLVVGRLYRPEDSRRGVTQKTKVIRSESGFSIPSCPATGYRYSRLGYGTVVEAAMPPLEAKHTHEEIATIPMIDIPAMPLFGNNWFVMEYAKENNIEDIAAFVAAWLKISKGYGIKIVNPCGSEAWGWGMNVHGVNDKAPYFDVTSKEVIIALAKANEMLNLPHSIHIHPNDLGHPGNYTTTLETMDAVKDVKKGSKAAEIRDQTMHVCHLQFHSYTGNSWKDAGSAAPELADYINKNKHITCDVGQVTLDETTTMTADAPMEYDLFKLSGLKWTNKDIECETAAGIIPCIYSGKNPVNTLQWAIGLELFLGIENPWQVCLTTDHPNAGPYTRYPRIISWLMSNQRRMEMIENREVHKWAEKRTTLATLDREYDFYDIATISRAAPARIYGFTDRGALTPGYRADIAVYDINPNDIDPSREAAAIEEGFNVADYTIKDGQILVKDKEIVKVKESQNIWVNVKGWEQNEQKVIDNIMPFFTQYYSVKWENYPVHDHYVSNPIRVDVDGK
- a CDS encoding formylmethanofuran dehydrogenase subunit C, yielding MFSLKTITFDQIKTSSIALEFDELIPDEIYSWTEADFAKYQVPIGNSRFPITDFFEITVEGEANGPDEVEMILNGDLNRVKYIGCKMSAGNIVCNSSVDLHVGAEMSGGSILVKGNAAAHAGREMSGGYLEIEGNTKEFTGASYIGEWRGMTGGEIVVGGNAGKQCGECLTGGKIHVKGNCDILAGIHMTKGIIEIDGDVNRWPGGQMKNGNIIIHGFLGRLLEGFVLDGIVVDPEVDGITFEGKYIKYTGDIGLNGKGNLYLGAETNKEKLASYGELDDEYTSIREYRNL